Within Citromicrobium bathyomarinum, the genomic segment CCACATCGCTCGGCAGCTTGCGGGCGCCGGTGGGCCCTGCATCGATTATCGACGACATGCGCCGGATTGCGGAAACCTGCGATGACAGCGACGTTCTGGGCTGGGCCTCCTTCCACGGCGGCGTGGTTTCGGGCGTCGAGAAGTTCGCTTTTGCTCGCCGAACGGCGAGCGTTTCGAACCCTCCCGATCCGGGTGAGAACATCGCGAAACTGTTGGTTCCGCTGAGCAGGCTGAGGCCTGCGAGGCTGCTGTTGAGGTTTGTCGGCACCTTCTTGCTACGTCCGTCCAATCGGCTGTTCGTTCCTCTATAATAGGACGAGCGCTCCCATCATGCGGGATGGGCGCTGGGATTTCTTTCTCTGGGGAACTGACATGACCATGGCCGCCAATCTCGTGGAGCCTGCCGAGCTCAAGAAATATTCGGGGCCGCAGCGTGCTGCTGCGCTGATGCTCGCGCTCGGCCAGGAACACGGGGCACCGATCTGGGAGCAGCTGAACAACGACGAGATCAAGGAACTGTCCGCCGGGATCGCGCAGCTGGGCCGGTTGCCGGCCGTGGCGGTGGAGCACTTGCTGGTCCAGTTCAGCAGCGAAGTCTCCAGCATGTCGTCGCTGCACGGATCGTACGAGACGACAGAGCGACTGCTCTCCGGCATCCTCGGCGAAGACAAGGTCAAGGAGATCATGGAGGACATCCGTGGTCCCTCGGGCCGCACCATGTGGGACAAGCTGTCCAATGTGAACGAGGCGGTTCTCGCCGCCTATCTCCGCAACGAATACCCACAGACCGTGTCGGTGATCCTCAGCAAGCTGCGTGCCGAGCATGCAGCGCGCGTGCTTTCCGAACTGCCCAGCGACTTCGCGACCGACGTCATCCAGCGAATGCTGCGGATGGAGCCGGTCCAGAAGGAAATCGTCGCCGAGATCGAGCAGACGCTCAAGAGCGAGTTCATGACCAATCTGGCGCGCTCCCAGAAGCGCGACCCGCACGAGATGATGGCCGAGGTGTTCAACGCGCTCGACCGGTCCGCCGAGGAGCGGATGCTCAGCGCGCTCGAAGAGTGCAATGCGGAATCGGCGGAGCGCATCCGCGCGCTGATGTTCACCTTCGAGGATCTGGGCAATCTCCTGACCGCATCGATCGCCACGATCGTGAAGAACGCCGATAAGCGCGAAATGGCGCTGGCACTGAAGGGCGCGCCGGAAGAAATACGCACGCTGTTCCTGGGTGCGATGACCGAGCGCGCGGCCAAGATGCTGCGCGAAGACATGAGCGCGATGGGCCCGGTGCGCGCACGCGAATGCGACGAGGCGCAAGCCGCGCTTGTCCGCCTGGCCAAATCCCTTGCCGATCGGGGAGAGATCGTTCTGGTCGATCCGAAGTCCGATGAATCGATGATCTACTGATCGCATGACGATGCACGATCATAACCTTCATGTCCGGCCGTTCGGCTTCGACCGCACGTTTGCGATGCCGGTTCGCGAACCGGCACGGCAATATCGACGCAAGACCGACGCGGCCGAGTTGGCGCACGACGTAGATACCCTGCGCAGGCAGATCGCCCGGATCGAAGAGAGCCATGCGGAAGAACTGGCCCGGACAAGAACCGAAGCGTTCGAGGCCGGGTGCAGCCATGTGCGCGCAGAACGAGATGCGGCGATCCTTTCTGCGCTGGATGCGGTTCAGGCATCGCTGGACGAGCTTTCCGAGCAGTCCGGAGAATTGCAGGCCCAGGCCGAGGCCGATGCGATCGAGGTCGCCTTTGCGGCGGCCGAAGCGCTGGCCGGACAGGCTGTTGCGCAGCAGCCCGGTGGCGCGGTCGACGAAGCGATCGGGCGCGCGCTCGCGCAGGTCGCCCGAGGGCAGGAGATCGATGTAAAAGTCCACCCGGATCTGGTCGAGGATATCGAGGCGCGGATCGCCGAGCGGCAGAGCCGCGACCGCCGTCGTCTGGCGCTGGTCGTATCCGGCGACGCATCGCTCGCCCCCGGCGATGCGGTGCTGCGCTGGGATCGTGGCGGGGTGATCGTCGATGCGCAGAGCCGCCGCCAAGCGGTGCTGGACGAGCTTGCTCCGATCATGGATCACTCCCCCGAGTGACCTGGCGCGCCGGGCTTTTGTGCACCCGGCAAAAATTTCCCACCGGCAAAAAATGCCGCCCCGCAGCCTTTCTATAATGATCCCGAGAGCCGGCGATTTTGTCGGCGCAATCCTACGGGGTCACCTTGGAAGCACTGCGCAACTTTGCCGGACAACTCGGGCCACGCCGGGTGCTGATGATGGGCGGCGTGGCGTTCGCGCTGCTCGCAGCACTGGCGATGGTCGCGATGAGCGGTGGCTCGTCCGACAAGATGGGTTATCTCTACACCGATCTGGACCCGACGGCGGCGCAGGCGATTACCGAGAAGCTGCGAGCGCAGAACGTGCCGTTCTCGCTGTCGGGCGACGGCACTGCCGTGATGGCCCCGGAAAATCGCCTTCCCGAATTGCGGATGAGCATGGCGGGCGAACAGTTGGGCG encodes:
- a CDS encoding FliH/SctL family protein; amino-acid sequence: MTMHDHNLHVRPFGFDRTFAMPVREPARQYRRKTDAAELAHDVDTLRRQIARIEESHAEELARTRTEAFEAGCSHVRAERDAAILSALDAVQASLDELSEQSGELQAQAEADAIEVAFAAAEALAGQAVAQQPGGAVDEAIGRALAQVARGQEIDVKVHPDLVEDIEARIAERQSRDRRRLALVVSGDASLAPGDAVLRWDRGGVIVDAQSRRQAVLDELAPIMDHSPE
- a CDS encoding flagellar motor switch protein FliG, producing MTMAANLVEPAELKKYSGPQRAAALMLALGQEHGAPIWEQLNNDEIKELSAGIAQLGRLPAVAVEHLLVQFSSEVSSMSSLHGSYETTERLLSGILGEDKVKEIMEDIRGPSGRTMWDKLSNVNEAVLAAYLRNEYPQTVSVILSKLRAEHAARVLSELPSDFATDVIQRMLRMEPVQKEIVAEIEQTLKSEFMTNLARSQKRDPHEMMAEVFNALDRSAEERMLSALEECNAESAERIRALMFTFEDLGNLLTASIATIVKNADKREMALALKGAPEEIRTLFLGAMTERAAKMLREDMSAMGPVRARECDEAQAALVRLAKSLADRGEIVLVDPKSDESMIY